The Corvus moneduloides isolate bCorMon1 chromosome 1, bCorMon1.pri, whole genome shotgun sequence nucleotide sequence AAGCCTTGcgcaacctggtctagtgggaagttgttggggaagatgaaacaggaaagccttataaatatgattgcctgacaaaagattttgggaatatgaaaactacaggcgacatcgaaatgaaagccacttttgaaataccaagtcttagttactgaacaactagaaaacaatggtatggccactgaagtaatcccctcttgatggaacaataccctctgcttgcaaacaggtccaagggtcagagcagaccctactagctcagcagaaggggtccaaagagtagtttttagaagttaagatgtaacactctatggtaatataagaactcttataggctgtatgtaaatgctataggatttgtatcttgtattagattggttagtgacaattagaatattcagtacagaagatgatttattgtattgtaaccaggacttcaccattccattcCAGTCCATTctattctcatcacttcttcttcactctcattcctctcgctctctcttacccgcttactctcttgctctcttgggcctgctcagagctgccagctgcagctctaagcagtgcccctatacccacgccctttgcaataaaccgcatgttccaagatctgattatagagatctctcgtcaccgTCCCCGTCACCGACCGTCCCCATCCGTCTATGCCCGGTCCAGACTGAACACCCCAAAGCTCCTACAggaagtgtccctgctcatggtaGGCAGGGTTGGttctagatgatctttaaggttcattccaaccccttaacaatttgtgattctatgaaatagtAGGCGGTGTTTTGGAACCTCAACTCTTACAGCTCTGAGCTGTAAACAAGAACCCCTCTCTCCAAGGTTATTTGCTCATAAATTATTAACTAGGAGGTTTCCTGTACCCTTTTTCAGGACATGTGatgcaaaacagaaacacagatttGAAACACACAGCTCTTTTTCTCTGACAGATGGCCTCCCCAACCTCTATTCCCACACCTACTGCAGAGGAAAGACATCACACAGGTGTCCAGAGTAAGAGCTCTCATGGCAGAAATGAAAGGCACTTTCCTTCCAGCTGTTTGTAACACTTCAGAGACATCTCTGGTTGTGCTCTGGTAAATCCATCACACCATGATAAATTACTACCTCCCCAAGCACCTGCATGGTGAAACTTGTGCTGTTAACTAAGGCAGACttgcatttctgcagcacagccaacaTATTACTGATACTGTTTCATTGTGTTGgtcctcctttcccttcagaagaactttaaagaaaattaatggatATAGCGGGGGATGAATCCTGCCATGAGGTTTCATTACACTGTGTTAGTGCAATGAAATCTAGCTATTTGTAGGAACAAGCTAGATGTTTTGTTAGAACTCACCAAGGAGGAACTGAGAAACTGGATGTTGaagcagcaaaacccaaaatccAGTCCCACCCATCTTAATTAAACTTCATTAACTACTTCAGGGACCCAGAGCAAATGGGGAGCGTAGCAAACAGACTGCCCTCCACATTGCTGAAAGTTTCAGGTAAAGCTATGCAGCATGTAGTTACCAGTGAAAGCTCCTAACATCTTACTCTTCAGAGCAAGAATCCCACCAACAAGAAGTACTCTTCTGCCCCTTGGAGTTCAGCTTACTCAGCTGGACAAGGCATAGAGTGGTCTTGCTGGCATTCCAGTATCGTTGCATCATACTGGGGACCAGAAAGAAATGGGTTGAGCTGAGGGCAGCACTGCAGATACATTGTACTGTAGGGAGAAATTTAGACTGGAGTGGCAAGAGGCAAGATAATGTTCTTTGCTTGAACTACAAGCTCCATAATAATGCAATTGTGTTGAACAACAGCCTATAAAATATTCAGTGGGTATCTCTTTCACTGACCTGATAAAAATGTATAGCTTGGGACCCAGAGCTTCACTCTGACATCTCAAAATTTTCCACTAGGAAACTgatgaaaattaattccaaacAGGAAGTGCTTGCTGCCATTacagcattcagaaaaaaaaaaacatgagaaagaTTCCTACAATGGCAAATCTTTCctgggcaaaggaaaaaaaaaaaaaaaaaaccaaacaaaaccagaagaaattgTTGTTTATTCTAATCTTTGAATAAAAAGAGCAATTACACCACCAGCAAAAAGGCTTCTCTCTACTACAGACCAAACTAGGATTTAAGAACATACCCTGCAAATCTCCTCCTCCATCACACCAACACTGAAGCACCTCACTGAGGCTTTGTTTCAGGTAATCCACATGCAACGAAGCCAGATTCACCATGAGTCCTCAGCAAAGAGCACACTAGTATCAAAAACTATGTGGGTGCTGGCTCAGTTTAGGATTCTGTTGCCATAAGCCTTGAGTTGGGCTTTACAACCAGCAAGATTTTGCATTTGGACAAAGGCTACAAGAAAAGTAGATCTGCCTCCTTGGTCTGCTACCACTGGCTGTCCAGTTTAGCCTGAGTCACAACATATTAATGCAAATAAAGTCcaatttcctcattttcccaggaattttaaagctgtttccCAATTCAGTCTAACCATGGTATACATACAGAGGTTCCTTTCAGTAAGGCAAGGAAGGCTTAAGTTGATTTCTATTCATGGCTAGTAGTCACATCTTCATGAAACATCACACTCCCAAAAAGGCACAGGTCTCTGCACAAGGTCTCTCCGAATCAACCAAAAATTAAGTTGAATAGAATAGGGGAAAGAAAGAGTTAAGTCCCATGAAAATCAAGCCCAAAGTTCATCTAAGATGATGAATTTTACCTCTctgaaaaggacaaaaatgacAAGGGCACATCAGTAACTGTGCTTTAGCTGAATTTTTTAATGGGGATGGATACAATTAATACATTGTAAGCCAGTTAACAATTTTCATAGAATTCTTATTACTTTAGTGAATAAATTAATGGTCAGCTGGACAAAAAATAACCCCAAGGAAGGAGTAAAGATAATACAAATTCCTTGAGGAGCTCTTCCACTGCTAGTTCCTGTCATCACTGATACACACCCAAAACTGTATTGCTATGATTCTTCGGTTTCTCCATATGCCTCCCACTGCAATACCTGTAGTATTTCCATTACTAACTCATTTAATGACTTACAGTCCATTATCAGATGGGCAGCTCTTTGGTAAAGGCGTGGCAGAAGattctttgctttctgtcaATGCTCGTGGCTCATGGACAAAAACACTGAACCTGACACCTTGGTTTGCCGCTGCCCTCACAAAGCCACTATTTGCAGTCATGGTGATGGCTTTTAAAGTGTCCCCTGTCCCAAAAATGGTTAGAGAGCGGCTGTTGATTTTTGAACTAGCCACTAGTCCTAAGGCACGGTCAGACGGCTGATCGGGCACCACATTAATTCTTTTAACAAGCAATGCAGCTCGCTCTTTCTCCCCAGGTCCTCCCAGTGTTTCCAAGATGGATTGAAAATCTCTGACAGCAGATTCACAAGCAAAGAGCTCTTTTCCCTCCATGAACTCCCTCATCTGAGGCAGGActctctcccttctttcttGGGCTGCTTGCTCTGTCAGCACTTTTTCTTTGAAGACGAAGTAGCAGCCACCATAGCTCAGTGCAGAGACATAGGTTATTAAGGTAGTGATGTCCAAATTAACTCTATTGCAGACATTTACTTTGATCTGGGTAGGGAAAGCAATGCTGGCCACTAAATTCTCCCGATCTACTCTGGTCACCTGCAGGAGTTCAGGGCCTTCTTCATCTGATTCACTGGGGTTAAGATGCTCGTTTTCTGCAGATGGTTCTACCAGTGAGTTTACAGCAACAATGTCTCCTCTCACAGATATTCCCATCTCCTTCAGCCTCTCTGCCATAGGACTGGACACACTGTTGTAGAATGCAAAGATGATGTGGGGATTGCTGTACTCCACTGGCTGCTGACGGCTTGCTTGCAGGAAGTCCTCTGCCTGCTCAATGACACTCTTGT carries:
- the C1H7orf25 gene encoding UPF0415 protein C7orf25 homolog isoform X2; this translates as MSVQSLLCERIAVAKDLIKRAEALSKSQKRRIEGGAKLCSKLKAELNFLHKVEAGKVAIKESHLQSTNLTHLQAIIQSAEHLEDVVSVLHVFAYEDRFGDKQTLVVDVVANGGHTWVKAIGRKAEALHNIWLGRGQYGDKSVIEQAEDFLQASRQQPVEYSNPHIIFAFYNSVSSPMAERLKEMGISVRGDIVAVNSLVEPSAENEHLNPSESDEEGPELLQVTRVDRENLVASIAFPTQIKVNVCNRVNLDITTLITYVSALSYGGCYFVFKEKVLTEQAAQERRERVLPQMREFMEGKELFACESAVRDFQSILETLGGPGEKERAALLVKRINVVPDQPSDRALGLVASSKINSRSLTIFGTGDTLKAITMTANSGFVRAAANQGVRFSVFVHEPRALTESKESSATPLPKSCPSDNGL
- the C1H7orf25 gene encoding UPF0415 protein C7orf25 homolog isoform X1, yielding MGPARFPLFEGRPLICTGKACCRTRLCPVALQLEFHLSCPLIPVYFNMQVRNNVSNMSVQSLLCERIAVAKDLIKRAEALSKSQKRRIEGGAKLCSKLKAELNFLHKVEAGKVAIKESHLQSTNLTHLQAIIQSAEHLEDVVSVLHVFAYEDRFGDKQTLVVDVVANGGHTWVKAIGRKAEALHNIWLGRGQYGDKSVIEQAEDFLQASRQQPVEYSNPHIIFAFYNSVSSPMAERLKEMGISVRGDIVAVNSLVEPSAENEHLNPSESDEEGPELLQVTRVDRENLVASIAFPTQIKVNVCNRVNLDITTLITYVSALSYGGCYFVFKEKVLTEQAAQERRERVLPQMREFMEGKELFACESAVRDFQSILETLGGPGEKERAALLVKRINVVPDQPSDRALGLVASSKINSRSLTIFGTGDTLKAITMTANSGFVRAAANQGVRFSVFVHEPRALTESKESSATPLPKSCPSDNGL